A stretch of the Vigna radiata var. radiata cultivar VC1973A chromosome 7, Vradiata_ver6, whole genome shotgun sequence genome encodes the following:
- the LOC106766864 gene encoding probable 2-oxoglutarate/Fe(II)-dependent dioxygenase, with protein MGEVEPGFIQEPEHRPKLHSLQAEKIPVIDLSPISNHAVSDPSSIEGLVKEIGSACKEWGFFQVTNHGVPLSLRQNIEKGSRMFFGQTLEEKRKVRRSEFSPSGYYETEHTKNVRDWKEVFDFLAKDPTLVPLTTDQHDHRLTQWTNTSPPYPPHFRDIIEEYIEEMEKLSFKLMELIALSLGLEAKRFEEFFMKDQTSFLRLNHYPPCPNPHLALGVGRHKDPGALTILSQDEVEGLEVKHKAHEQWIRIKPIPNAYIINLGDIVQVWTNDAFESPEHRVVVNSKKERFSIPFFFFPAQETEVKPLEELINDQNPSKYRTYKWGKFLVHRFNTNFKKHKVGNIQIHDFKTR; from the exons ATGGGAGAGGTAGAGCCTGGTTTCATCCAAGAGCCGGAACACAGGCCAAAGTTGCATAGCCTCCAAGCTGAAAAAATTCCTGTGATAGATCTGTCACCTATAAGCAACCACGCAGTTTCAGATCCATCTTCCATTGAAGGGTTAGTGAAAGAGATAGGAAGTGCTTGCAAGGAATGGGGTTTCTTCCAAGTAACCAACCATGGGGTTCCCTTGTCTCTAagacaaaacattgaaaaaggTTCAAGGATGTTCTTTGGTCAGACTCTGGAGGAGAAGAGGAAGGTTAGAAGAAGTGAGTTTTCTCCAAGTGGTTACTATGAGACAGAACACACCAAAAACGTTAGGGACTGGAAAGAAGTCTTTGATTTTCTAGCCAAAGACCCCACTTTGGTTCCTCTCACCACTGATCAACACGATCATCGACTCACTCAATGGACTAATACATCACCTCCATATCCTCCACACTTCAG GGATATAATAGAAGAGTACATTGAAGAGATGGAAAAGTTGTCATTTAAGTTAATGGAGCTTATAGCTTTGAGTTTAGGGCTTGAAGCAAAAAGGTTTGAggaattttttatgaaagatcAAACTAGTTTTCTTCGTCTGAACCATTATCCTCCATGCCCTAATCCTCATCTAGCCCTTGGAGTTGGTCGTCATAAGGATCCTGGAGCCTTAACCATTCTTTCACAAGATGAGGTTGAAGGACTTGAAGTTAAACACAAAGCACATGAACAATGGATAAGAATTAAACCCATCCCAAATGCTTACATTATCAACCTTGGTGATATTGTTCAG GTTTGGACTAACGATGCATTTGAGAGTCCAGAACATAGAGTGGTGGTGAACtctaaaaaagaaagattttctattccattctttttcttccctGCACAAGAAACTGAGGTGAAGCCTTTGGAGGAGCTGATAAATGATCAAAACCCTTCCAAATATAGGACATACAAATGGGGTAAGTTTCTTGTCCACAGATTCAACACTAATTTCAAGAAACATAAGGTGGGTAACATTCAAATTCATGATTTTAAGACAAGATAG